In Cicer arietinum cultivar CDC Frontier isolate Library 1 chromosome 1, Cicar.CDCFrontier_v2.0, whole genome shotgun sequence, one DNA window encodes the following:
- the LOC101498441 gene encoding uncharacterized protein: MDPNMNSMFSNETTTSSSIDPMFSTFSLQSLLTFNPSFFTDATFHTLTDYPPLPNLPQSTTDQTPNLNNNNNNNKKHLLVIPKTEHPMNINHLPSIEQLLPLQQNQQQPFHFFPNNYYQPFQSFHSLPQLRSPEPTFSDTKRPRLNLTPETTPPPSSVRGKSPLIPQSNLARQRRQKLSEKTRCLQKLMPWDKKMDQATLLEEAYKYVKFLQAQFSVLQSMPSHTTNNYGSGAGAGGGGVFADLEKLNRNQVLQVLVNSPVAQTKLYSQGHCVFSMEQFSLLRKLSENRQQQQNMSEHDSSRTFFH, translated from the coding sequence ATGGATCCAAATATGAACTCAATGTTCTCCAACGAAACCACCACCTCCTCCTCCATAGACCCAATGTTCTCAACCTTCAGTCTCCAATCACTCCTCACATTCAACCCTTCCTTCTTCACCGACGCTACTTTCCACACTTTAACCGATTATCCTCCACTCCCTAACCTCCCTCAATCCACCACCGACCAAACTCCAAacctcaacaacaacaacaacaacaacaaaaaacatctCCTAGTTATTCCAAAAACAGAACACCCTATGAACATCAATCATCTTCCTTCAATAGAACAACTTCTCCCACTTCAACAAAACCAACAACAACCATTCCATTTCTTCCCTAATAATTACTATCAACCCTTTCAATCTTTTCACTCTCTCCCTCAACTCCGTTCACCGGAACCCACTTTCTCCGACACAAAACGTCCCCGTCTTAATCTCACACCGGAAACCACTCCACCACCCTCTTCAGTTCGAGGAAAATCTCCCTTGATTCCTCAGAGCAACTTAGCCAGACAAAGAAGACAAAAGCTAAGCGAGAAAACGCGTTGTTTGCAGAAACTAATGCCATGGGATAAGAAAATGGATCAAGCTACTCTTTTAGAAGAAGCTTATAAATATGTTAAGTTTTTGCAGGCACAGTTCTCTGTTCTTCAATCAATGCCTTCTCACACAACCAACAACTATGGTTCCGGCGCCGGCGCCGGCGGTGGTGGTGTTTTTGCTGACTTGGAAAAGCTTAACAGAAACCAAGTGTTGCAGGTTCTTGTGAACTCACCGGTTGCACAGACGAAGCTTTATTCACAAGGTCACTGTGTTTTCTCCATGGAACAATTTTCTCTGCTCAGAAAATTATCAGAGAATAGACAACAACAACAGAATATGTCTGAGCATGATTCTTCCAGAACTTTCTTTCACTGA
- the LOC101491166 gene encoding protein VASCULATURE COMPLEXITY AND CONNECTIVITY, with translation MARGAGIFLCLLIVIMDATAGILGIEAEIAQNKVKHLRLWIFECREPSHKAFMLGLGAAILLSLAHVIANLLGGCNCLCSQQELQKSSPNRQLSMACLILTWIVLAVGLSMLVIGTTSNNKSRGSCGFTHHHFLSIGGILCFVHGLFCVAYYVSATGSIN, from the exons ATGGCTAGAGGGGCAGGAATTTTTCTATGTCTCTTGATTGTTATCATGGATGCCACAGCTGGAATTCTTGGCATTGAGGCTGAAATTGCACAAAACAAG GTTAAACACTTGAGATTGTGGATATTTGAGTGTAGAGAACCAAGCCATAAGGCCTTCATGCTTGGGTTAGGTGCAGCAATACTTTTGTCTCTAGCCCATGTTATAGCCAATTTGCTAGGTGGTTGCAATTGCCTTTGTTCTCAACAAGAGCTTCAAAAATCTTCACCCAATAGACAACTCTCAATGGCTTGTCTCATTTTAACATG GATTGTTTTGGCTGTTGGATTGAGCATGTTGGTAATAGGGACTACATCAAACAACAAATCAAGGGGTTCTTGTGGTTTCACACACCATCATTTCCTATCCATTGGTGGGATTTTGTGTTTTGTTCATGGCTTATTCTGTGTTGCTTATTACGTTTCTGCCACTGGCTCTATTAATTAG